Proteins from a single region of Pithys albifrons albifrons isolate INPA30051 chromosome 10, PitAlb_v1, whole genome shotgun sequence:
- the F3 gene encoding tissue factor, translating to MLRCAAGRAVLLSALLSRLAAGYSELPTAVNITWSSINFKTILQWQPKPSGYFYTVEIHGQTSDIKKKCILTTETECDVTDALQDVKETYIAHILSITSTEMDNFEEPPFAVSEKFTPYSQTVIGKPEIKNYTQKGSELTVVINDPVTPYTFPNGSFQTIRDIFQHDLEYKLYYWKDQSSGKKDATTKSHTFEVSVESTKNYCFYARGIVPSRRKNRNGQDSTMSCTSVGRSIFDEYGAEVFIIIAVIAIAIITLAIVLPVILCKRKKARAPREKEPLNVI from the exons ATGCTGCGCTGCGCCGCCGGACGGGCCGTGCTGCTGAGCGCGCTGCTGAGCCGCCTGGCTGCGG GCTATTCAGAACTACCAACAGCAGTCAATATAACTTGGTCTTCAATCAATTTTAAAACTATACTACAGTGGCAGCCAAAACCGTCAGGTTACTTCTATACTGTAGAAATACATGG ACAGACatctgacattaaaaaaaaatgcatactGACAACAGAAACAGAGTGTGATGTTACTGATGCACTCCAGGATGTAAAAGAGACCTATATAGCCCACATACTGTCTATAACATCCACAGAGATGGACAACTTTGAAGAACCACCCTTTGCAGTGTCTGAAAAATTCACCCCTTATAGTCAGA CTGTTATTGGAAAACCAGAGATAAAGAATTATACACAAAAAGGTTCTGAACTGACTGTTGTGATCAACGATCCAGTTACACCATATACATTTCCTAATGGAAGCTTTCAAACTATTCGAGATATTTTCCAGCATGATCTGGAATACAAACTCTATTACTGGAAAGATCAAAGTTCTGGAAAG aaagatgcaacaacaaaaagccaTACATTTGAAGTAAGTGTGGAGAGCACAAAGAACTATTGCTTCTATGCACGGGGAATCGTTCCGTCACGAAGAAAAAACCGGAATGGTCAGGACAGCACGATGAGTTGTACGAGTGTAGGAAGGAGTATCTTTGATG AATATGGAGCTGAAGTCTTTATCATCATAGCAGTGATAGCAATTGCAATCATCACTCTCGCCATTGTCCTACCAGTGATTCTGTGTAAACGCAAGAAAGCAAGAGCTCCAAGAGAAAAGGAACCACTTAATGTTATCTAA